The Ziziphus jujuba cultivar Dongzao chromosome 5, ASM3175591v1 genome segment GATACTGGCATTCTTTGAAGCATGTTCCCATTATGCTTTCCAAGAACTGTGGCAGGATGGAATTTCACTTGATCAGTGGAGTTGCTCAAATTTTGCGGATGACCCAATTGAAGCCGCCCTGAAGAAGGAAGGCAATGCAAACCCATACCAGCAGGAGTATTCAATCTTCCAATCATCCCACTAGGCGGGAAGGATCTGAAAGCGGGACTTTGGAACTGCACGGATCCACTTAATGCAGTGTAACTGCCAAGGCCATTCATAGAACTCATTCGCAAATAGGAAGAATCTGAACTTCCTAAAGCTGCCACCATATTTGCTTGTTGGTTTGCTACACAGCTGATTCTTTTAAGGTAAAGCCTATACTTCTGAAATCAAAGAAGCATAATGTAAGCTTCTTGGAAATGGCAAATATAGATCGCATTGAATTAAGGAAAGATTAGCATGCATGCCTGAAGATGACTCGCCACATTTTCTCTTGTAAGCTTTTCAACATTCATTAAATCTAGAATCTTTTTGGGAACTGCCTCTGCATTGGCACAAAATTAAGATGAAATTAGTCAACATAAAAAAGCTGGATTTCATGGAAGAAGaatcccaataaaataaaaactgagttgaagaacaaaacaaattcaGTAACATAGATAAACATTCAATAACTTCATAGATGGGTGAAGAACCTACTATCAATGCCCAACTGATTAACAGCTGCAACAAACTTGCGATGCAACTCGACAGACCAAACTACACGAGGCTTCTTTTGTGTTGATGGATCGTCGTTATCATTTTCATCACGAtcctcatcttcatcttcatcttgatCCTTGCGTTTCTTATTGAGCTTCCCATTCTGATCAGAATTTCCGGTTTCTGCTGACTCTGGACCTCCTTCACCATTCCCAATATGAGACTTGTCCTGATTGCCAGAATTTTTGCAGTCCTTTGAATCAAACTTCTTCCTCCTTATTACATGTTGCCAGATGTTCTTCAGCTCCTCAATTCGAACAGGTTTTAGCAAATAATCACAAGCTCCATGGGTGATTCCCTTCATCACAAGCTTTGTATCGCCATTTCCAGACAAcacttgaaaaatattaaactttttagacttgaaattttaatttaaacttaaaaaaaaaaaagaagctaaaaaGTTGTTCTTGCAGCTCTAACATAAGATCACAGCACAGTATTTAATTATTAAGGGATTTCAAactttaacattttaattaaagtttaaCATTTCATTTCTTTCTCAGAGAAACTGTTCATTTATTGTAACCACAACTTCCATGgtatcaaatttataaatttggaaAATCACAATTAAGTCAACATTTTAGCAGACCATTTTGAAATTCATCTATAAGAAACCGTTGTTTTGAATGATgagaatattattgaaaaattccAGACTCCAAACAGAATAAaacttcttttaaaaaaaaaaaaaaagctcactTATAACAGGAAGGTCCATCTCAAGTCCCACAAGCTCGAGCAACTTAAATCCATCCATGTCTGGCATATGTACATCACTGATAACCAGGTCAAACTTGTTCTTGTTCTCTCTTAGCATCTTCAATGCCATGATAGCCTGGCTAGTTGTTGTAACTGCAAAACCCATGCCACATAATTGCAATTGAACAAATTTTCTGCTGGGGGagggaaaagaagaaagaacgGCATATTTCATACTCCACAATTTCAAGTAATCTATCAATCCATAAATAAACCAGAAGCTTAATCTaaatctacaatttttttttttttttttttttaagattatcaAAAGTCTAACACAATATGAAAATGCTATttttaggggggaaaaaaatctgatttcaaaatttaagaaaaaggcTATACTTTCTTTTTAACGATTTTAATAAATACCCAAGTGAATAATTTCCATAAAACTCGGTACAAGACCCTAAAAAAGAGAAAGTATAAAAGTGAATATGAAAATCTTACTCAAACGTCACAAATCTAGGTATTCACATccattaacataaaaataagatcgaatttgtgaaaaatattgAACATTTGAAGAAGGAAATGGGAATCTAACTTCACACCCGTGTAAGACCCTGCACGCAATCTAGTCAATGAAGAACATATTACCagtatattatattacataaccgaaaaaaataattacaactaCATAAACCAAAAACTCTCATCAAAacaccaaacaaaaaacaaaatcttaatttttttttaaaaaaaataaagcccaAATTAGCGGAACCCATCCCAGAAATCTCgtaggaaaatgaaaaaaaaaatgaaaaaaatgaaaaaaaaaaaaaaagagctaaaCCATGGTATTGGCATCGACGAAGCAGAGTCTCCAAAACTTTGAGGCAAGTGGGGTCATCGTCCACGGCAAGAACACGCATTCCAACAGGAAACTGACTTCTGCGATCATCAACAGTCGTCTCCACGGTCATTTTCTCAACTTTCGGACAAAGAACAATGAAAATAGAAGAAGAATCTCACAGGGCGGGTTTGAATGTTTTAAGGCTTTCTTCCTTGTGGGTTTTGGAGCAAAACCCagaatcaataataataaaaagcacAGAGATACAGGGAAAACGGCTTTGCAAAGATTAAACCAAAGAGGCTAAATATTATTCAAGAAAGAGAAGgagaaaatagaaagagaaagacagagagagagagtgtgtgataAAAGGAATGCGATTGTAAAGTTATGGAATCTCGTAAATTTTTATGGAACTCTCCGAGTCACTTTCTCTGtttatctctcttttttttttgcttagaTCTCTGtttatctctctttttttatgATAGAATCTCTGTTTATCTCTCTTGACTGtagaaaaaaaggagaaataaatgaaaatctaTTTCTCTCATTCATTAAGAACTGTGAAAGAATGCGACTATGAGAGAGTCTTTGTAAGACTTTGCTGAAAttgacctttttttattttttttattttttgtggtttttGATCGAAATGTGATGCCAACATGGAacataatttagaaaaagaaaattttgcacGAGGGGATACCCGCGCGTGCATTATACGCGTAGTTATTCTCGGGTTTTATTAGCTTTTTGAATCTAACATCAATTTTGGCAAATCTTGTCTTTAAGTTCTAACATCAGTAAATgttcattaaaaaaacaaaaattaaaaagtatgatACAGAGGATATTATTGaagtaattttaaagttttattatttatagttaaaaatattctttataatattatgaaagatactttttatttttaaaaaaaagttcctTGATGCTTTTATGGTCAATAAAAATAGTCAAAGAAAGGAAATTATAGTTAACTTTAAGTTGTGGCTTTGGTTTTTGGTGAACGACTtaaatgcaaaatatttttgcttagaatatacaaaattattcctttttattttaacttgtaGAAAAACAAGTCAACGAagtaaaatgttttattttgaaattaattatttttttttatatttttgtatatgcaCTTGcatttaattagaaaaaataaaataaaaatatataataataatcgcTGCATATTTTcgataaagaaaatgaaacatgcattttcatgttttattttcatttttacattatattcttattttatctataacaaaataataaagaccaaaaaactttaatatatattgaaaagattccaaaatccaaatacgactataaaacaattaaaagaaaaaaacaagtttatcattttatttttttcattgacTACTTTTTTGTCTGTttccttctccctctctctctcttgttatttatttaaacgTATTTAACATtggaaatattttgaaatttggaaACTAATATACGGGTTTTCCATAAGAATTTACAAACCtagttgatttaccttgttgaGTAAAGAAACGGAATACTTGATTATTAGTAGTGGAGATAGTAATTGGAACCATCCATTAAAAAGTACCCTTGTGGAATGAGGTAAGATGAGGTATATTACAGTGATATAATTAGAAGGAATGGTTTCAATAAGAATCATATCGTAAGGTAAGatttttagctaaaaaaaatatataaatatatatatatatatacatatcgtAAGTAAGATAAGATATAGTCCAATATGACAAGtgatttaagaataaaatatgaGGCAATAAGTTTCAATATTCTATATAGTTATGGCAACCATTTACGAAGGTATAGGAGTAGAGAAGGAATGGTAATGTAAAATAAAGATCGTGAAAAGgaaaattcataatattatgTAACTAGGTAAGAGGAtataaggaaaaaggaaaaaaagacttATAGGTTTTTAATAGTATATTTAAGGAAAACATGAGGTAGTCTTTTCGTTTTTTGAGGGGAaacgaaaaataataaagagctTCTAATACGAAGCCATAGAAGTACtcttttcatttcatttccttttcttttttttttttaaaacaatttgataAGTAGTAAATATTTCCTTAAAGAACATTCCTTGAGGAGATGCCATACAATTaacagaaaaatatataaataaatagataaataaataaaagcatgaTAGGTACTATAAAAGTGTTATTGATTTGCTTGTCTAGTAAATTATTGGAAAAtgtgttttaaaaaactaaaaattagtatatgaaatatttttttaaactcttgccgataaaagaaattataatttagaaataaaaattatttatttattaatcaaataaagTAAAACTAATTACAGAGAGAATAGAATAACTCAAAGCAGTTTGTATAATaaaatgggtgttttaattgTGTGATTGGGACCACCTCAAAATTTATATGGAGGATACAGATAGAGAGAGAAGCGTGAGCAGTGCTGTGCTTCAGTTTCTGAAACCAAAATGTAATAGTTTATTCAATGTTTATCAAATcctctttttcccttttgtaTTAACTTCTTCCTTGACAAAATTTGCCTTCATTAGGCTGCTCTTTCTAGACTGGAAGCCTACAAGATCTACTTTCATGTTTTCAATAAAAGCTTAGAAAGAAAGACTAAAGACAATcaatttttagtttattatatatCACGCTAGTATTTAGACGTGGTTAAAAAGCATGACCTTTTAATAtccaaaataaagcaaatagaataacaatttttatttttttttatttttttgggtttccatCAATTGACAGGACCTGAATTTGTCAACTGttcaatggaaaaagaaaattcgccaaatctaaaaaaaaaaaaaaaaatggttccatggaaaaagaaaaatgaataaataaataaataacccttTTGAATGGGggttctaaataaaaaaacgcTTTTGAATGGAATTCCACGTAAATGCCAAGACAATAACCTAGGAAATTTCTGTGCCTGGGGTTTAGATTTTGAGTACAAGGGAGAATCCAAGTTTTGGTCGCAAGCCATACCCAATTAAAGGCGGCTTTTTGTGAGGCCATTGATCAAACGGGTGGTCATGACACCTACAAGGACAATTTCTCaatgtgcaatttttttattttattttgttttgttagtataagaaaataaaatttgttatttcaAATGAGTCAGAGTAGCAACCCCTtttattataaacaaatatttctaAATGTATCAAGAACCTATAAGTAATAGCccttaaatgaaaataataaatgataaaaaaagaaatggaccACGAAGAAAAACACTATATTGGCATAGTTATAGGATGGAGACGCAAAAAACTGTGGTATGTTTGACACATACAACATAATGGTTAATTAATTGAAGGAGGCAAATTTAAATGATGGCCACAAAGTGATAGTGATAGAGACAAAGCTAGAAACTTTTGAGGGGTTGGTGGAGAAAGTGAAATAGTGAGTATGAGAACCAATGAATGCATGAAAAAGCTAGCAAATCATATTAAAGTAGAATGCCCACTATGTATATTTAGTGGAGAAAACCTTATAAGCATGTTGGATGtggcctattttttatttttttattagcaaaaaaaaaaaatttagatttttggcCTCTTCTTTGTTTATAGATATTGAGTGGAaagtcattaaaaaaaagaaagatattatGTGGtatattattacaattatatgatttttggaGATAATGATGGATCATGGATTAGATGGGAGagcaagaaaatgaaaagatttaaTTCTTTTGATTTGATCGTTTAAATAAGAGGAAAGAAAGGATAAggaaggaaaataaagaaatagattaTGTTTATCTAgcttttcatttaaatttaaccaaaaataaaaagaaaaagaaaatagtttaataaaacttttaaatatttcaatattatccttattaattaaaaattacttgattgaaatattttatatttagagcatttttgtacaaatataaactacattaattactttttacgttttttttccattaataatCATCTTAACAAACTATtactataaatattttattgtcttttcctccttaaatttatagtttattttccttttcaccCTGTAATCCAAATATAGTTTTAATCCcttggaatttatttattattaatggcATTCATAAGCTTTATTTAGTCCCTAGTCCCTACTTTGTTAGTGCACAACCTTATCATTATTGCTTTATGCAATCATCTCCCTTTTTCAGCTGAATGTTAAAGTTTTACGGTGACTAAGcgataaatattcttttttttttttccatttacttGTTAGCTTTGGcaagataaagaaaaaggaaccAAATAacccaattaattatatttactatATGTATGCATGGTAGTTGTTTTATCTTTTGCacgaaaaaaagataaattgacGTTGATCATAAAAACTCATCAAGAATGAGTCGTATTTCTCAATGGTATTAAAAGTCCAATAGGACAGTTGAATTGTGTTTCTTAAATTTCAAGCATTTTTGGGGGGACCTTTCTTTGCTTGAAAATGtcaaattgcaaattttttttcaaaatcatggTAAAAAGACTAAAAATTAAGGACCGattaattacttccttggaAGTTGCTTCCTAGCAGAGCTTGGAAGATCATGGCCTTATAAGAGAATCCAAACAAGATCCCAATGAACTTGTTTATGATTATCCAAAGCACCATAATTTGACTACCAATTAATAATCAAGTGGGCATGATAACAACagcctctctctctttttttttttttttggttctctatctctctctctctctctctctctctctctctttctctctctactcAGATATATAAATGTGGTGTATATAGTTTATACATATTAattctttttcataattttttaatgttaaaaaatgcATAGGTAGAAGATTCACATGGTGGGTACAAAATCTTGAGATTCCTTTGCTTTATAGAAGTCACATGAGTTTCCGTTTGGAATGAGTTAAGATGGTAGGGTATATGGGGGAAGAACAGTGTACCTCGACCAGAAATATGGCTTATGTATTGCTATGTATAGCTCATGTTGTCTCCCACGAGGGCTCTATTCCcccaatattaaatatttactcCAAATCAAATTCCTCTCCTTTTTCACTATTTTATCCCTCAAATCTCGCTCCACTTCGACAAAATGCCAACCCCCAACTCAGCCCCTTAATTACAACAAATCAGCTTGAAAAATACCAAGTAACAACAATTTGatgttaaacataaataatttcatctTCTGTGAATTATTTCtcaatttatcataaaaaaaatattgtcacATAATAAGTGATATTGGTAGAAACAATCTATAACGTTTTCTATCATAAACTATAAATTGTACTTCCTCAATGCATGGCGGCCTGGCctcaacaaaaattaaaaaaaaaaaaaagaagaagttagtAGTACTACTAACAAGAATAAAGAAAGATGGGTATTTTTTGGTTTGCCAAGAATGGATGTTAATAATTATTAGAGAATAAATTGATATCGTTGCTATTACAAAAAGGTTAAAATCTTTACGTCATATGTAATCAATTGGTGTTGTAATTATGAATGActaatatccttttttttcaaCCCCATCAATTATTGCACGAATTGCCctctatattaaaaaaacattgtAAAGTACACAGTATGTGATAAAGAAAGACATGCTTCTTGTAATTTGTGGGaacaattttatacaaaaattgtatattttaagCAGAAGTTTCGTGAAAGTCATGATGCCATTACTGAAGGGATAGAGTTACACGTCAAGCCGTCtatcatagatatatatataattttatataaattagtttttttacgAGTCAACATATAATTACATATCTTTGAAGTTTGGAACATCACATTTCCCTTCAGCCACTAACATATATTTGGatcatttgaaaatttataaggGAGAGGAGTATAAAAATGGAATCTACAATATTTTTAACTCCAACAATTAAAAGCAAGATTGGAATATGCTTATCCTGAAAACACAGCTATTAATGTAATTAAtataatgtttatatatatgtccCAGGAACAATTAATTATCAGTACAGAAAGATAACAGACatgttgtatttttattttttataaaaaggagaagagaaaacaaaatttcttCTTGAAGTTAAAGACTAAAATTATCTAGTTGGCAGCCATGCAATAGGCCTAGCGTAATCTCTTacctctttttattttgcaatgACGTAAAATACACAATAATGCTAATCTATTTCCACTGGCTAATTATTCCTTTTTGATTCATGAAACGTATATATTCATGTTCTGTatccattaaaataaacaattcaaTTCATTCACAATAATCAgccaattataaaattcataaaattaaacTAACAATATAAGCAACGCGTTACGCATCCTGTCGTACGTACTTTGTTTGTGTCAAAGTTCTAACAATCTGAATAATGAATAGTAGGATACAAGAAAACTTTCCGTTTGCACAGGCATTCCATGGAAATGTAACGTTACTACGTTCACgaaattcatattaaatttcCCTTCGGAGAGTCTTCAGTTATTCCAAGCATTTGAAGCTGCCAaaacacaaagaaaacaaaaacttaatCAACTTAATCACTATCGAATTTCAATTATTATCATcgtaattagaaaaaaaaaattaaataagacaacaaattaaacaagaaaaacaagaaaaaacctAGGCCACCTGGCCCAAAACAATGCTAGATAGAGATTTGGACTGGAGTGTCTACGGTTATACCCACCATGCATCGAGAGAATCCAATCCTTGTCCTGGCCCAGGGCCCAAAAGAAATATCCACCCAAGCCCGATGACTTGGCATATTGGACCTTCCACCTGATAGAGAACATATCCTCGAAACCGACCCAAGAATCTCCCGCTATAGAAAAATACGACACCGTTTGGCTGTCAAACACGACAACAGCCTTGCTCTCATTGTTAAAATCAACAATTTGGCGGTACAACAAAATGCCATCTCCGGGACCAACGCCCAAATTCGGGTCCTGGAGCTTCCAAGTCTTACCGTACAACGGTAGCCCCATGACAATCTTTTCGGGCGGTACTCCATCTTGGATCCACGACCCGATCCCGTAGCTGGTGCTAATATTGCTTTTCGGATCATAGAGTGCGGATTGAGCCCCGGTGAAATTTTCCCAACTCCCATGATAATCATAGCACATCGGACTTACCCAATCTAAGTATTTTGCCATCGCTTTCGCTGGGTACGATCTGGGTTCGTCGGAGCTAAATCTCGAAGAGAAATACACAGCAGAAGTGAGAAGGAGACGCGGTTTTCCGCTATTTTTAGCTTCGGCATCAATGGCATTCCTCCACTCTTGATACAACAGTGCTAAATTCGTCATGTCCTCGTCGTTAGCTGGGAATTCCCAATCGAGGTCAACGCCGTCGAACCCATATCTCCGAGCTATTTCAATGGTGGAATTGATAAAGACTGCACGGGTCGAGACGCCTCTCACCATTTTCGAGAACACAACCGGGTTGCTATTTCCGCCTCCGATGGCTAGTAGAGTTGCAACGGGCGGGTTTCGGGTTCGGAGCGAGTCCATGAACTCGGGGATCTTGATTTGGTCAAAGGAGGTAAGGTTGAGTCTGTAAGTGTCGGGTTCGGGTAAGAGGAAAGCGTAATAAATGTGGGTGAAGTAGGAGGTATCAATGGACGACGCTGGAAATCCGTCGAACGATGGCCAATAAGCTGCTTGGATGCCCTTTGGAAAATACGGGTTTTCAATCGGAGCGGGTTCGTATGTGGGCGGGTAAGGATCCGTAGCGGGTAACGGAGGCATTGAGAAAGAAATTGAGAGGGAATTTTGAATGAGTGAGTGAAAGATGAGAAAAGACAGAAAAGACAGCGAGTATTGGTTTAGGCCAGCCATATGGTTGGGACTTTGTGCTAAGATATTAAACATATTTCAGTATGGGGTTGGGGAGGGGCGCTTAATTTTGGGGTTGTACCTAAGGCTAAGatgttggttttttttatcttttataggGGTCCATATTGCTATGTTAGTATCGACATTCGACAGGTTATGTCAAAATAGCATTGTGTTTTGTTTGGATGGTTGTGCTCAAAGCTTTCCAAGTGGATTATCACATTCGGGAAGGAGAAGAAATCAAACACATGAAGCCAAACATTGCAGAGACATGGTTATGTTTTTAATAAATAGGCTGGCCTCCCAATATCAGATTTAAATTAGTTTGTAatatacatgcaaaatatataacatCTCTCTATAGGCGAAATCCTTTCTGTTTGTTTCTAGAAACAGTTCGaatatataaccaaaaaaaaaaaatatatatatatatatatcatcatccTAGCTATTAGAACCACTCATTCTTAAAACCCACTTTAAACATGAAAGACTTATATGAAGTGCCTGGTAGGCAGGTACTAGTTTCTATTTTCTAACTTCTTCTAAGTTAATTTGATGTGTGCAGCATCAAATATTTGCTTTGGTCCAGTACTCTTTGTAAGACCAGAATATATATGTGACTGGGACATGACAGGAGCTCAAAGTGTCGAGTATGTCATGTTTGATCAAATATATATGCAGCTAAGTTGTCGCTTATCAGATAGTAAAAGGTTAAAGCATAGCTGGTTGTTCTTGTGGGGGTTTCATTCTCGTGTAGTCTCCATCACTTGGGGGTTCATTTTTGAGAAATATAAGCACGATAAGTGGGGGCCTAAAATTTTCCTTCATTTGGTTTTGGAAGTGGGATCTTACACGTGGTTTATGatttaaaaaagataagaaGAAAAAGTTATGCTAGATAAGCTTTTATGacaatttttgtttgatttcttttttatttttgttttcctttcttccAAAAGTATGAAGTCTTTTATACTCGTATGCACAATCAAAAAAGGCATGCAGTGTTCCAATGGATACACAGTAAAGTATACActgatttaatttaaattgaataataattagaaaaaaaaaattgattaaacagcaaaggttaaaaaaaaagaaagaaaaaaagaaagaagatcaAGTCGATACTTTTCCCACCCCTGAATTGATAGAAGAGTTTATCCAACTGAATATAATAAGACAAGCAAATTTACATCAACCGTCAATTCCCACCTCGTGGGGACGAtgtcaattctctctctctctttctcgctTATGGGAATGAAATTCACCATCAAAATCATTCTAATCTTTACGGACTTGTAGTCGgataataaaaactaattgGGCCATTTTCTAATGTTTTGGAACATGTAAagagatacttttttttttaagagaaaaggAGAGGacacttaattatttataaaggaAGGAGAGGacacttaattatttataaagaaaacaagaaataagACTTGTTGCAGCTGAATCCAGTCCAAACATGCATGTGtacgtttttccttttttttttttttttctttctgttctATCAACTACTTTATCACATTCTTTGACGTCTTCAATAGAAATATCCCAATTATTTCCTAATAAAAACACTCTACGGTCCAATAATAATTCCATAATCCATGAAACTACAATACTGTATTTCTGGAATTCAGGAGAGAGGATATACTGGGCTTTTTCAGCcttgtttaatttctatttgttaattaatttccgTAACCTtgatgcatataattattattattttttctgaaCAAGTTTGCAAAGCAAAACTGAcaaaaactgaaatttaaaaaaatgtgaataaaaTAAACACAACACAACAGACATTAGAGCATCAATCTTAAGATAaacccatatattatttttatatattaattttttttccttcctcaaAGGGCAGATTTAAATAAAATCTCAAGATGAAATGCTTTATCTGTTCATTtcctgacattgtattaattttggaaatgcatacaaaataaataaagaaatgaataatacaaaagtaaaaaaacatGTGAAAATGTACAACGAtggaataataattataataaatctaAACGTTCTGGCAGAAACTGAAGTCGACAGAAAGTAATACACAGACTGTCCAGTCTGATGACGACATGGCGAAAACCATGGTTTTGAGTGTGGGTAAGAAgcaagaagaagaggaaaaaagagTGAGTTGTCCTCATTGAAGGGTAGTTGATATCAAaatgagatttatttttatttttatttttttcttttgggtatgTATCATGTATGTGGGAATTGATGGAACtttgtgctttttcttttttcagggGTGTTGAAATGTGAAACTCATTTTAGACAGACAGAGAGATCTCTAAAAgagattttgttgaatttggtttgGACAGAGAATGTAAGATAGAATCATATGCCATGTTTGATTTTCATAAGCCAATCAATGTAAAACGCCAAAAGTCCACTCAACTCATGcctaatttctataattttttttttctcctaaccTTTTATGTGGGCCAGGGGTTACAATTTGGGgt includes the following:
- the LOC107420338 gene encoding class V chitinase CHIT5a, coding for MFNILAQSPNHMAGLNQYSLSFLSFLIFHSLIQNSLSISFSMPPLPATDPYPPTYEPAPIENPYFPKGIQAAYWPSFDGFPASSIDTSYFTHIYYAFLLPEPDTYRLNLTSFDQIKIPEFMDSLRTRNPPVATLLAIGGGNSNPVVFSKMVRGVSTRAVFINSTIEIARRYGFDGVDLDWEFPANDEDMTNLALLYQEWRNAIDAEAKNSGKPRLLLTSAVYFSSRFSSDEPRSYPAKAMAKYLDWVSPMCYDYHGSWENFTGAQSALYDPKSNISTSYGIGSWIQDGVPPEKIVMGLPLYGKTWKLQDPNLGVGPGDGILLYRQIVDFNNESKAVVVFDSQTVSYFSIAGDSWVGFEDMFSIRWKVQYAKSSGLGGYFFWALGQDKDWILSMHASNAWNN
- the LOC107420356 gene encoding two-component response regulator ARR12, with translation MTVETTVDDRRSQFPVGMRVLAVDDDPTCLKVLETLLRRCQYHVTTTSQAIMALKMLRENKNKFDLVISDVHMPDMDGFKLLELVGLEMDLPVIMLSGNGDTKLVMKGITHGACDYLLKPVRIEELKNIWQHVIRRKKFDSKDCKNSGNQDKSHIGNGEGGPESAETGNSDQNGKLNKKRKDQDEDEDEDRDENDNDDPSTQKKPRVVWSVELHRKFVAAVNQLGIDKAVPKKILDLMNVEKLTRENVASHLQKYRLYLKRISCVANQQANMVAALGSSDSSYLRMSSMNGLGSYTALSGSVQFQSPAFRSFPPSGMIGRLNTPAGMGLHCLPSSGRLQLGHPQNLSNSTDQVKFHPATVLGKHNGNMLQRMPVSFELDQQNSKGVTHIGEFSTAIDDTPIFPLSNGLPDAKITGNSSNSALAVSTSSMMLGNLQDDQCGRKFGGQSSVSMTSLKSEFCSPLPDHGRCTENWSSSAQLSGYQSNSLLSGDRFKQASTHPSSLRDNLSVMASQMGSNRFDVSSVTSASTQFQDLRTDIQGQQSAISSNAGQTINEALIHGWDNQKPDSTYPSNIMCSSMNSLMPVNDAMGPLEQSLDSKNSIFDRSMDFNLIGQSNYVDPLIMKHDEVEKPTMETSLRSKQGYLLDQKRPQGSYISNTVGSLEDLVSAMMKQEQDKAKSMEGEFDAYSLGPSM